The following coding sequences are from one Verrucosispora sp. WMMD573 window:
- a CDS encoding acyl-CoA dehydrogenase family protein, translating into MTAPDASGQVSEKEARQVAEAARQTTWDRPSFGKELFLGRLRLDLIDPWPRPDPEEQARAEEFLGRLRDYVATEVDGAAIERDARIPDEVFQGLARLGAFGMKIGREYGGLGLSNLHYCRALMLAGSVSPAIGALLSAHQSIGVPQPLKMFGSEEQRRRFLPRLAAGEVSAFLLTEPDVGSDPARLATTAEPTPDGAGYRINGVKLWATNGTVATQLVVMARVPKAEGRRGGITAFVVDGDAEGITVERRNAFLGLRGLENSLTRFHDVFVPKENVIGGEGKGLRIALSTLTTGRLSLPAMCVGAGKWALNVAREWSAERVQWGRPVGEHEAVAQKLSFIAATTYGMETMLDLCCLLADDDRNDIRIEAALVKLYASEMAWRVADELVQIRGGRGYETAESLTARGERPAAVEQMLRDLRINRIFEGSTEIMHLLIAREAVDAHLSVAGDIIDPDAGLARKAKAGARAGAFYARWLPTLAVGKGQQPTGYGEFGPLAGHLRQVERASRKLARSTFYAMSRWQGKMERKQAFLGRVVDIGAELFAMSAVCVRAHAERDTRPENVELADLFCRQARVRVDALFTALWENTDSIDVRAAKRILAGRYAALEDGVITPPTDLPWVAPWTPGPSTATTTARRHLPPPPTP; encoded by the coding sequence GTGACCGCGCCGGACGCGTCGGGCCAGGTGTCCGAGAAGGAGGCGCGTCAGGTCGCCGAGGCGGCCCGTCAGACCACCTGGGACCGGCCCAGCTTCGGCAAGGAACTCTTCCTGGGCCGGCTGCGGCTCGACCTGATCGATCCGTGGCCGCGACCGGATCCGGAGGAACAGGCTCGCGCCGAGGAGTTCCTCGGCCGGCTCCGCGATTACGTCGCCACCGAGGTGGACGGTGCGGCGATCGAACGCGATGCGCGGATCCCCGACGAGGTGTTCCAGGGGCTGGCCCGGCTGGGTGCCTTCGGGATGAAGATCGGTCGGGAGTACGGCGGGCTGGGCCTGAGCAACCTGCACTACTGCCGGGCGTTGATGCTGGCCGGCTCGGTCAGCCCGGCGATCGGCGCGTTGCTGTCGGCACACCAGTCGATCGGCGTACCGCAGCCGCTGAAGATGTTCGGCAGCGAGGAGCAGAGGCGTCGTTTCCTGCCCCGGCTGGCCGCCGGGGAGGTCTCCGCGTTTCTGCTGACCGAGCCGGACGTCGGCTCCGACCCGGCCCGCCTGGCGACCACCGCCGAACCGACGCCGGACGGCGCCGGCTACCGGATCAACGGCGTGAAGCTGTGGGCCACCAACGGCACCGTGGCCACCCAACTCGTGGTGATGGCCCGGGTGCCCAAGGCCGAGGGGCGTCGCGGCGGCATCACCGCCTTCGTGGTCGACGGCGACGCCGAGGGCATCACGGTGGAGCGGCGCAACGCCTTCCTCGGCCTGCGTGGACTGGAGAACAGTCTCACCCGCTTCCACGACGTCTTCGTACCGAAGGAGAACGTCATCGGTGGCGAGGGCAAGGGCCTGCGGATCGCCCTGAGCACGCTGACCACGGGTCGGTTGTCGCTGCCGGCAATGTGCGTCGGCGCCGGCAAGTGGGCGCTGAACGTGGCCCGGGAGTGGTCGGCGGAGCGGGTCCAATGGGGCCGGCCGGTGGGTGAGCACGAGGCGGTCGCCCAGAAGCTCTCCTTCATCGCCGCGACCACGTACGGCATGGAGACCATGCTCGACCTCTGCTGCCTGCTCGCCGACGACGACCGCAACGACATCCGGATCGAGGCGGCGCTGGTCAAGCTGTACGCCAGCGAGATGGCGTGGCGGGTCGCCGACGAACTGGTCCAGATCCGCGGTGGCCGTGGATACGAGACGGCCGAATCGCTCACCGCCCGGGGCGAACGTCCGGCCGCAGTCGAGCAGATGCTCCGCGACCTGCGGATCAACCGGATCTTCGAAGGCTCCACGGAAATCATGCACCTGCTCATCGCGCGGGAGGCGGTGGACGCCCACCTGTCGGTGGCGGGCGACATCATCGACCCCGACGCCGGGCTCGCCCGCAAGGCAAAGGCCGGCGCCCGGGCGGGCGCGTTCTACGCGCGATGGCTGCCGACTCTCGCGGTCGGCAAGGGGCAGCAGCCCACCGGGTACGGCGAGTTCGGTCCGCTCGCCGGGCACCTGCGTCAGGTGGAACGCGCCAGTCGGAAGCTGGCCCGCTCCACCTTCTACGCGATGTCCCGCTGGCAGGGAAAGATGGAGCGCAAGCAGGCGTTCCTGGGCCGGGTGGTGGACATCGGCGCGGAGTTGTTCGCGATGAGCGCGGTCTGCGTACGCGCCCACGCCGAGCGCGACACCCGACCGGAGAACGTCGAGCTGGCCGACCTGTTCTGCCGGCAGGCCCGGGTCCGGGTGGATGCCCTGTTCACCGCCCTGTGGGAGAACACCGACTCGATCGACGTGAGGGCCGCCAAGCGGATCCTCGCCGGCCGCTACGCCGCTCTGGAGGACGGCGTCATCACCCCGCCCACCGACCTCCCCTGGGTGGCCCCCTGGACCCCAGGCCCCTCCACGGCCACCACCACCGCCCGCCGCCACCTCCCCCCACCCCCCACCCCCTGA
- a CDS encoding DUF6328 family protein, with protein sequence MSKETEKQRWQRNFADLLQELRVAQTGVQILFAFLLTLPFSAGFDDTTQFQRDVYIVALLAAAGATAMIISPVAFHRALFRQGRKPELVRFAHRMASGGLGFMLVAMVSSVLLITDFVLARPVAFLLSGIAGLWFLTFWIFLPFARRNWGEDDIDDDEDPSGLNQG encoded by the coding sequence GTGTCAAAGGAAACCGAGAAGCAGCGGTGGCAGCGCAACTTCGCCGACCTGCTACAGGAATTGCGGGTCGCGCAGACCGGCGTGCAGATCCTCTTCGCCTTCCTGCTGACCCTGCCGTTCAGCGCCGGCTTCGACGACACCACCCAGTTTCAGCGGGACGTCTACATCGTCGCGCTGCTGGCCGCGGCCGGCGCCACCGCGATGATCATCTCACCGGTGGCGTTCCACCGGGCGCTCTTCCGGCAGGGCCGCAAACCGGAACTGGTGCGCTTCGCCCACCGGATGGCCAGCGGCGGTCTCGGCTTCATGCTGGTCGCGATGGTGAGTTCGGTGCTGCTGATCACCGATTTCGTGCTCGCCCGACCGGTCGCCTTCCTGCTCAGCGGTATCGCCGGCCTGTGGTTCCTGACCTTCTGGATCTTCTTGCCGTTCGCCCGTCGCAACTGGGGTGAGGACGACATCGACGACGACGAGGACCCGAGCGGCCTGAACCAGGGCTGA
- a CDS encoding alpha/beta fold hydrolase: MRIDARGLRFDVATGGPEQGEPVLLLHGFPQHSGEWGGVLPALHAAGLHSYALNQRGYSPQARPTQVEAYRLGELVADAAAVLDALGVPAAHVVGHDWGAVVGWALAATHPDRVRTLTAVSVPHPAAMAYALTHDPQQKARSAYMLLFRKPGVAEKTLLALGAAGLRRLLHGVGDAARVAAYADPMREPGALTAALNWYRAMSKADLAAIGPVPVPTTFVWSDGDVAIGRVAAQACAAHVTGDFRFVELAGITHWIPDEAPTALAEAILARVRPAV, encoded by the coding sequence ATGCGTATCGATGCCCGAGGTCTGCGGTTCGACGTCGCCACCGGCGGTCCAGAGCAGGGCGAACCGGTGCTGCTGCTGCACGGTTTCCCGCAGCACTCGGGCGAGTGGGGTGGGGTGCTGCCGGCGCTGCACGCCGCTGGTCTGCACAGCTACGCGCTGAACCAGCGGGGCTACTCGCCGCAGGCCCGACCCACCCAGGTCGAGGCGTACCGGCTGGGGGAACTGGTCGCCGACGCGGCGGCGGTGCTGGACGCCCTCGGGGTGCCCGCCGCCCACGTGGTCGGGCACGACTGGGGTGCGGTCGTCGGGTGGGCGCTGGCCGCCACCCACCCGGACCGGGTACGGACCCTGACCGCGGTCTCCGTGCCGCATCCGGCGGCCATGGCGTACGCGCTGACACACGACCCGCAGCAGAAGGCGCGCTCGGCGTACATGCTGCTGTTCCGGAAGCCGGGGGTGGCGGAGAAGACGTTGCTGGCGCTCGGTGCGGCCGGGCTGCGGCGGCTACTGCATGGCGTCGGCGACGCCGCCCGGGTGGCCGCGTACGCCGATCCGATGCGTGAGCCGGGTGCGTTGACCGCCGCGTTGAACTGGTACCGGGCGATGTCGAAGGCCGATCTGGCGGCGATCGGCCCGGTGCCGGTGCCCACCACCTTCGTCTGGAGCGACGGTGACGTCGCCATCGGACGGGTCGCCGCGCAGGCGTGCGCCGCTCACGTGACCGGGGATTTTCGATTCGTCGAACTTGCCGGGATCACCCACTGGATCCCGGACGAGGCGCCGACGGCGCTGGCCGAGGCGATCCTGGCCCGGGTGCGCCCGGCGGTTTGA
- a CDS encoding MerR family transcriptional regulator: protein MLTIGQLAAYAGVTVRTVRHYHQIGLLPEPERDASGYRRYGATAAVSLIKIRTLANAGVPLSRIDQLLEADAVTFTEAIHRIDSHLRDEIERLETSRRQIAQLAAGDGLTLPPEVTAYLHRLREIGASERVVAGERDGWILVAARWPDSVREFMPGKLAQLDDPRIVRLYRVLSEVFDGDVDDDPRLAEAADIMACLAEQAYAAGELNVSNESYDEMPHDLLDALAEESDPRIQRLKELLRERGWIGWNRMEPLAEPPC, encoded by the coding sequence ATGCTGACGATTGGTCAACTGGCCGCGTACGCCGGTGTCACGGTGCGGACGGTGCGGCACTATCACCAGATCGGGCTGCTGCCCGAGCCGGAGCGGGACGCCTCGGGTTACCGGCGGTACGGCGCGACGGCGGCCGTGTCGCTCATCAAGATCCGCACTCTCGCCAACGCCGGGGTGCCGCTGTCCCGGATCGATCAGCTACTCGAAGCCGACGCGGTGACCTTCACGGAGGCGATCCACAGGATCGACAGTCACCTCCGGGATGAGATCGAACGGCTTGAGACCAGCCGTCGGCAGATCGCGCAGCTCGCGGCCGGCGACGGCCTGACGCTCCCCCCGGAGGTGACCGCCTACCTTCATCGGCTTCGGGAGATCGGTGCGTCCGAGCGGGTGGTGGCGGGTGAACGGGACGGTTGGATCCTGGTCGCCGCTCGCTGGCCCGACAGCGTCCGCGAGTTCATGCCCGGCAAACTCGCGCAGCTCGACGACCCGCGGATCGTCCGGCTCTACCGGGTGCTGTCCGAGGTCTTCGACGGCGACGTCGACGACGATCCACGACTTGCGGAGGCCGCCGACATCATGGCCTGCCTGGCCGAGCAGGCGTACGCCGCGGGCGAGCTGAACGTCAGCAACGAGTCTTACGACGAGATGCCGCACGACCTGCTGGACGCGCTCGCCGAGGAGTCCGACCCCCGGATACAACGGCTGAAGGAGCTGTTGCGCGAACGAGGCTGGATCGGATGGAACCGGATGGAGCCGCTGGCCGAGCCGCCCTGTTGA
- a CDS encoding ABC transporter permease: MNKHFLGDTTVLLGRSLRHILRSPDTIITTAIMPIAFMLLFVYVFGGAIETGSDSYVNYLLPGILVITIASGISYTAFRLFQDMQGGIFGRFQSMPIARSAVLWAHVLTSMVANLISLVVVVGVALLMGFRPGTDVLGWLAAAGMLALLTLALTWLAVIPGLTAKSVDGAGAFSYPLIFLPFVSSAFVPTDTMPGPVRAFAEHQPVTAIVNTIRDLFAQQPVGSDIWTALAWCLGILVVAYLAATIYYRRRIA, encoded by the coding sequence ATGAACAAGCACTTCCTCGGCGACACCACGGTGCTCCTGGGGCGTTCGCTGCGGCACATCCTCCGCAGCCCGGACACCATCATCACCACCGCGATCATGCCGATCGCTTTCATGCTGCTGTTCGTCTACGTCTTCGGTGGTGCGATCGAGACCGGGTCCGACTCGTACGTGAACTACCTGCTCCCCGGCATCCTGGTCATCACGATCGCCTCGGGTATCTCCTACACCGCGTTCCGGCTCTTCCAGGACATGCAGGGCGGCATCTTCGGGCGGTTCCAGTCGATGCCCATCGCGCGATCCGCCGTGTTGTGGGCGCACGTCCTGACCTCGATGGTCGCCAACCTGATCTCACTCGTGGTCGTCGTCGGCGTAGCCCTGCTCATGGGCTTCCGCCCGGGGACGGATGTGCTTGGTTGGCTCGCGGCGGCAGGCATGCTGGCCCTGCTCACCCTCGCGCTGACCTGGCTTGCGGTGATCCCGGGCCTCACCGCGAAGTCGGTGGACGGCGCGGGCGCTTTCTCCTACCCGCTGATCTTCCTGCCGTTCGTCAGCTCGGCCTTCGTGCCCACCGACACCATGCCCGGCCCGGTACGGGCCTTCGCCGAGCACCAACCGGTGACCGCCATCGTCAACACGATCCGGGACCTGTTCGCCCAGCAGCCCGTCGGCTCCGACATCTGGACCGCACTCGCCTGGTGTCTCGGCATCCTCGTCGTCGCCTACCTGGCCGCCACGATCTACTACCGGCGGAGGATCGCGTGA